A genomic window from Sanguibacter antarcticus includes:
- a CDS encoding polysaccharide pyruvyl transferase family protein, which produces MRPVKLVHWNPRETRTGGSLGRLTATGPRKDNFGDLLGPYVVEKVVRTTRGLTSYPVPRRLPPGRSPRTGHLLTIGSVMHFARTGDTVWGTGVNGKIAPDVYRFTSLDVRAVRGLHTQKFLTERGIDVPDVYGDPALLLPHLDPRVTAWAADKRHTLAVIPNLNEVDDWKDHPAFVDPRGPLDHVIERLARSERVVSSSLHGLVISEALDIPVALVRSRAEPSFKYDDYFSGTGRTDVHTFDDLDTALAARTVPAEMSWDPAPLLEAFPWDLWPARTARTAQATA; this is translated from the coding sequence ATGAGACCCGTCAAGCTCGTGCACTGGAACCCCCGCGAGACCCGCACCGGCGGGAGCCTCGGCAGGCTCACCGCCACGGGACCGCGCAAAGACAACTTCGGCGACCTCCTCGGCCCCTACGTCGTCGAGAAGGTCGTCCGCACCACCCGAGGGCTCACGTCCTACCCCGTGCCGCGCCGGCTGCCCCCAGGACGCAGCCCCCGCACCGGGCACCTCCTGACCATCGGTTCCGTCATGCACTTCGCCCGCACAGGCGACACCGTCTGGGGAACGGGCGTCAACGGCAAGATCGCCCCCGACGTCTACCGCTTCACCTCCCTCGACGTCCGCGCCGTCCGAGGCCTGCACACCCAGAAGTTCCTCACCGAACGCGGCATCGACGTCCCCGACGTCTACGGAGACCCAGCGCTCCTCCTCCCGCACCTCGACCCCAGGGTCACAGCATGGGCAGCAGACAAGCGCCACACGCTCGCCGTCATCCCGAACCTCAACGAGGTCGACGACTGGAAGGACCACCCCGCCTTCGTCGACCCCCGCGGACCGCTCGACCACGTCATCGAGCGCCTCGCCCGCAGCGAACGCGTCGTCTCCTCCTCCCTCCACGGCCTCGTCATCTCCGAGGCCCTCGACATCCCCGTCGCCCTCGTCCGCTCCCGCGCCGAACCGTCGTTCAAGTACGACGACTACTTCTCCGGCACAGGACGCACAGACGTACACACGTTCGACGACCTCGACACCGCGCTCGCAGCCCGGACCGTGCCGGCCGAGATGTCCTGGGACCCGGCGCCGCTCCTTGAGGCGTTCCCGTGGGACCTGTGGCCCGCACGGACCGCACGGACCGCGCAGGCGACAGCCTGA
- a CDS encoding lipopolysaccharide biosynthesis protein has translation MTLSKTAVRGAVATIGGQWLKFMIQTLGIVILSRLLTPDDFGLYAMVMAVVGIALLLGDFGLSLASIQAEEVNGAERTNIFWTNVLIGLVSATVVFFAADLIADFYDAPELANVVRLLSTVFILQAAKAQFAANASRDFRFKLLAWVDVGSQGLALTAAVTGAVLGIGVWSLVLQQLVAAAAALVWLTLASTWHPGLPRRRTSIRRFVAFGTNTMGVQVVNYVSANIDSVLLGRSFGSFDVGLYDRAYQLFRLPLQQIAAPMTRVALPVLSRVSDPRLFESYIVRAQMILTYGLGGAFAVAVAVAYPLLELVLGPGWGLTPLLFSILAVGGIFQTMGYVYYWIFLAKNKTALQLKFSVITRLFMIGLIVLGLRWGVVGVATAVAAGLAVNWLVLSIWAVPRAGIPTKALVLCAARPLTIFAVMVVVARGAAHLLETYLGPVLELTALLGVCALVVALAVAAVPAVRRDLRSVVSTLRKGLRR, from the coding sequence ATGACCCTCTCCAAGACCGCCGTCCGCGGCGCCGTCGCCACCATCGGCGGCCAGTGGCTCAAGTTCATGATCCAGACCTTGGGCATCGTCATCCTCTCCCGCCTGCTGACCCCAGACGACTTCGGCCTCTACGCCATGGTCATGGCGGTCGTCGGCATCGCCCTGCTCCTCGGTGACTTCGGCCTGTCCCTCGCCTCCATCCAGGCCGAGGAGGTCAACGGCGCCGAACGCACCAACATCTTCTGGACCAACGTCCTCATCGGGCTCGTCAGCGCCACCGTCGTCTTCTTCGCAGCAGACCTCATCGCCGACTTCTACGACGCACCCGAGCTCGCGAACGTCGTCCGGCTCCTGTCCACCGTGTTCATCCTCCAGGCCGCCAAGGCACAGTTCGCCGCCAACGCCTCCCGCGACTTCCGGTTCAAGCTCCTCGCCTGGGTCGACGTCGGCTCACAAGGACTCGCCCTGACCGCAGCCGTCACCGGCGCAGTCCTCGGCATCGGCGTCTGGAGCCTCGTCCTGCAGCAGCTCGTCGCGGCCGCCGCCGCGCTCGTCTGGCTCACCCTCGCCTCGACATGGCACCCCGGGCTCCCACGCCGCCGCACGAGCATCCGTCGCTTCGTCGCCTTCGGCACCAACACGATGGGCGTCCAGGTCGTCAACTACGTCAGCGCCAACATCGACTCCGTCCTCCTCGGACGCAGCTTCGGATCCTTCGACGTCGGCCTCTACGACCGCGCCTACCAGCTCTTCCGGCTCCCGCTCCAGCAGATCGCCGCACCCATGACACGCGTCGCCCTGCCCGTCCTGTCCCGGGTGAGCGACCCCCGCCTCTTCGAGTCCTACATCGTGCGCGCCCAGATGATCCTCACCTACGGGCTCGGCGGCGCCTTCGCTGTCGCCGTGGCCGTCGCCTACCCGCTCCTCGAGCTCGTCCTCGGCCCCGGGTGGGGACTCACCCCCCTGCTCTTCTCGATCCTCGCCGTCGGCGGGATCTTCCAGACGATGGGCTACGTCTACTACTGGATCTTCCTCGCCAAGAACAAGACAGCCCTCCAGCTGAAGTTCTCCGTCATCACCCGCCTGTTCATGATCGGCCTCATCGTCCTGGGCCTGCGCTGGGGCGTCGTCGGAGTCGCCACCGCCGTCGCAGCAGGCCTCGCCGTCAACTGGCTCGTCCTGTCCATCTGGGCCGTCCCACGCGCCGGCATCCCCACCAAAGCCCTCGTCCTGTGCGCAGCACGACCCCTGACGATCTTTGCCGTCATGGTCGTCGTCGCACGCGGCGCCGCACACCTCCTCGAGACCTACCTCGGCCCGGTCCTCGAGCTCACCGCACTTCTCGGGGTGTGCGCGCTCGTCGTCGCACTCGCCGTCGCCGCCGTCCCCGCTGTGCGCCGCGACCTGCGCAGCGTCGTCTCAACACTCCGGAAAGGTCTACGCCGATGA
- a CDS encoding O-antigen ligase family protein yields MDPKLVLLVVGAVAVMCVVLTMGRYRFAVAALFVALTFLPVRLLGFGDVPFGWTVGVSSAVPALTTYNTLLLGFALVLLVERKLPRSARFAVPVVVFCGFGALVLWPASPNVSSGLLHVLACACAWAVGLHLGARLDPDGASGRFVALVLLLVACVLGLSVASQLASGAGDVERASGLFGHPATLGKLGVIFLGLLLPLSRSTAGRTRAMSYAAALVLFAMTGPTLSRANILAMVVVILAWALLLPSTRNLGKKILLPLGTVAVFVPVLDSLLTRFAVDSEGGDRPELLAAGYRQIAAQPWTGTGPNNYVTAVGGHEPIVALTGYPVHNMFLLTAAELGIVGAAFFFLPFVYALGVALRRVRTDGQVGDHARGILVLLLGITVVGLSGWAVVQQPVAETLFLVCGVLLGQVQRTRPVVDDAPATSTVSSPGAARTTTPARAARPVPRGARP; encoded by the coding sequence ATGGATCCTAAGCTCGTCCTCCTGGTCGTCGGGGCCGTCGCCGTCATGTGCGTCGTGCTCACGATGGGCCGCTACCGGTTCGCTGTCGCCGCCCTCTTCGTGGCGCTGACGTTCCTGCCCGTGCGCCTCCTGGGCTTCGGCGACGTGCCGTTCGGCTGGACCGTGGGCGTGAGCAGCGCGGTCCCGGCACTGACGACGTACAACACCCTGCTCCTGGGGTTCGCTCTCGTCCTGCTCGTCGAGCGCAAGCTGCCCCGGTCAGCCCGCTTCGCCGTGCCCGTCGTCGTCTTCTGCGGCTTCGGCGCGCTCGTGCTGTGGCCTGCGTCGCCCAACGTGTCCTCCGGTCTCCTGCACGTCCTGGCGTGCGCCTGCGCGTGGGCTGTGGGCCTCCACCTCGGGGCGCGTCTGGACCCGGACGGGGCCTCGGGCCGGTTCGTCGCGCTCGTCCTGCTCCTCGTGGCGTGCGTCCTGGGCCTGAGCGTCGCGTCCCAGCTCGCCTCCGGCGCGGGGGACGTCGAGCGCGCGAGCGGGTTGTTCGGCCACCCGGCCACGCTCGGAAAGCTCGGCGTGATCTTCCTCGGTCTGCTCCTGCCGCTGAGCCGCTCCACCGCCGGGCGCACGCGAGCCATGAGCTATGCCGCGGCCCTCGTGCTCTTCGCGATGACCGGACCGACGCTCAGCCGCGCCAACATCCTCGCCATGGTCGTCGTCATCCTCGCGTGGGCGCTGCTCCTGCCCTCGACGCGCAACCTCGGCAAGAAGATCCTCCTGCCGCTGGGGACAGTCGCCGTGTTCGTCCCCGTGCTCGACAGCCTCCTCACGCGCTTCGCCGTCGACAGCGAGGGCGGAGACCGCCCCGAGCTCCTCGCAGCGGGATACCGGCAGATCGCTGCACAGCCGTGGACCGGCACCGGGCCGAACAACTACGTCACGGCCGTCGGCGGGCACGAGCCCATCGTCGCCCTCACCGGCTACCCGGTGCACAACATGTTCCTCCTCACGGCAGCCGAGCTCGGGATCGTCGGCGCAGCCTTCTTCTTCCTCCCGTTCGTGTACGCGCTCGGCGTCGCGCTGCGCAGGGTCCGCACCGACGGACAGGTCGGCGACCACGCACGGGGGATCCTCGTCCTGCTCCTCGGCATCACCGTCGTCGGCCTCAGCGGGTGGGCAGTCGTGCAGCAGCCGGTCGCCGAGACGCTCTTCCTCGTCTGCGGGGTGCTCCTCGGCCAGGTCCAGCGCACACGCCCGGTCGTCGACGACGCACCCGCCACGTCCACGGTCTCGTCCCCCGGGGCAGCGCGCACGACGACGCCGGCACGCGCCGCCCGCCCCGTGCCACGAGGAGCCCGACCATGA
- a CDS encoding glycosyltransferase, whose product MTGPRVVESWPARQNRAKNPFQALLTEGLERQGWVVREFNLKRSPFRRADVWHWHWPDAQFSRKGTVRARVRSLMLRTLLLLARARGTRVVWTVHNFANHEGNNAEVEARFFAHLQKVVSGVHFMSEASRTEAYERLPYLAQRPYVVLPHGHYRDVVTPSPRAAARERLDLRGAGVLFAFVGQIRRYKGVGQLLDAFAGVQSRSAHLLVAGSVKDDSAPYLQESADTDDRVQLVLRYLEDEEMSTMVSAADVVVLPYEKVTNSGSALLALSLDRPVLVPRTETFVELQAMVGSRWVVIYDAPLTPEVLEETAAWAREQPEEHADLSALDWSTLGRSMTRWYAQLVDGRSEQANHGS is encoded by the coding sequence ATGACCGGGCCCCGCGTGGTGGAGTCGTGGCCCGCTCGCCAGAACCGGGCCAAGAACCCGTTCCAGGCGCTCCTCACCGAAGGGCTCGAGCGTCAGGGCTGGGTCGTGCGGGAGTTCAACCTCAAGCGTTCCCCTTTTCGTCGGGCAGACGTGTGGCACTGGCACTGGCCCGACGCGCAGTTCTCCCGCAAGGGCACCGTCCGTGCGCGGGTGCGCTCGCTCATGCTCCGTACCCTGCTCCTGCTCGCTCGTGCCCGAGGGACCAGGGTCGTGTGGACCGTGCACAACTTCGCCAACCACGAAGGCAACAACGCCGAGGTCGAGGCGCGCTTCTTCGCTCACCTCCAGAAGGTCGTCTCCGGCGTGCACTTCATGTCCGAGGCGTCGCGCACCGAGGCGTACGAGCGGCTCCCGTACCTGGCGCAGCGGCCGTACGTGGTGCTTCCGCACGGGCACTACCGGGACGTCGTCACCCCGTCGCCGCGCGCTGCGGCCCGTGAGCGCCTCGACCTGCGCGGGGCCGGGGTCCTCTTCGCGTTCGTCGGGCAGATCCGTCGGTACAAGGGTGTGGGGCAGCTGCTCGACGCCTTCGCTGGGGTGCAGTCTCGATCAGCGCACCTGCTCGTCGCTGGGTCGGTGAAGGACGACAGCGCGCCCTACCTCCAGGAGAGCGCCGACACCGACGACCGGGTCCAGCTCGTGCTGCGCTACCTCGAGGACGAGGAGATGTCGACGATGGTCAGCGCAGCAGACGTCGTGGTGCTCCCGTACGAGAAGGTCACGAACTCGGGCAGCGCGCTGCTCGCCCTGTCGCTGGACCGCCCGGTCCTCGTGCCGCGGACCGAGACGTTCGTCGAGCTCCAGGCGATGGTCGGGTCCCGCTGGGTCGTCATCTACGACGCACCGCTGACGCCCGAGGTCCTCGAGGAGACGGCTGCGTGGGCGCGCGAGCAGCCCGAGGAGCACGCCGACCTCTCGGCGCTCGACTGGTCGACGCTGGGGCGGTCCATGACGCGCTGGTACGCGCAGCTCGTGGACGGACGCAGCGAGCAGGCCAACCATGGATCCTAA
- a CDS encoding glycosyltransferase — protein MSAVTVIIAAYEAGSTIERAIASTAGVADRVIVVDDGSTDDTGAVAARCGAHVIRQDNAGAASARLRGLDACDTDLLVFLDADDSLCAPGVRRSVEIIDADPTLAAVAGSVVAVYPDGHRSLRSLYGTPGQPVTTADLLQRGVGPWPPAAQVVRRSALLASQVAEPPALRPRYAEDYETVIRLSRVGGIVQHDTPACEYSIFVGKASRSAQTALECKEAIRRHYADADGIDITSMTQRAIRGGAAMMGARTSVAHRRYLDAARRGALGISLKAIDRIEQRVTGTHRAAGASAPASDDTDRPLVVVPWLEGGGAQYALASVLADVGAGTADVVVLFGGCRDFESVAERSHRFIMLDAPRTPLGVFQAAQRVRPVLHGRTRIYSLMRGSHLVLGLALRAIPRDAHLAASFHQLPSTDDADRLGALENILVRRYTRRCELVTTPSERAVEEIRDRRFAVQGAARAEANLIAASGPAAPPRATLDDGHLRLLLAGRLTEQKGLDRIVEILDAVEHPVTLHVAGDGPLRETLLADLSRVADRHDVRYLGRTDGLDEQLDWCDAVLMPSRYELNPIVVWEAWARGRPVVSSRLSVFSDLAALGPVEPAGTPQEWRDAIARLTDADHRTAQHARALAAFAGRERSSDLAAFLRGTLTATTVGASA, from the coding sequence ATGAGCGCCGTCACCGTGATCATCGCGGCCTACGAGGCCGGGAGCACCATCGAGCGGGCCATCGCGTCGACAGCAGGCGTGGCCGACCGCGTCATCGTCGTCGACGACGGCAGCACAGACGACACCGGTGCGGTCGCAGCCCGGTGCGGCGCGCACGTCATCCGCCAGGACAACGCCGGCGCGGCCTCTGCCCGCCTGCGCGGTCTGGACGCGTGCGACACCGACCTCCTGGTGTTCCTCGACGCAGACGACAGCCTCTGCGCCCCCGGCGTGCGCCGCTCGGTGGAGATCATCGACGCCGACCCGACCCTCGCGGCGGTCGCCGGGAGCGTCGTGGCGGTCTACCCGGACGGCCACCGTTCCCTGCGCTCCCTCTACGGGACCCCGGGGCAGCCGGTGACGACCGCAGACCTCCTCCAGCGAGGCGTCGGCCCGTGGCCGCCCGCCGCCCAGGTGGTCCGCCGCAGCGCCCTGCTCGCGTCCCAGGTCGCCGAGCCGCCCGCCCTGCGCCCCCGGTACGCGGAAGACTACGAGACCGTCATCCGGCTCTCGCGCGTCGGCGGCATCGTCCAGCACGACACGCCAGCGTGCGAGTACAGCATCTTCGTCGGCAAGGCATCACGCTCTGCGCAGACCGCTCTCGAGTGCAAGGAAGCCATCCGGCGCCACTACGCCGACGCCGACGGGATCGACATCACGTCGATGACACAGCGGGCGATCCGCGGCGGGGCCGCCATGATGGGCGCCCGCACCAGCGTCGCCCACCGCCGGTACCTCGACGCAGCGCGCCGTGGCGCCCTCGGCATCAGCCTCAAGGCGATCGACCGCATCGAGCAGCGCGTCACCGGCACACACCGCGCCGCAGGCGCGAGCGCACCCGCCTCCGACGACACGGACCGTCCGCTCGTCGTCGTCCCCTGGCTCGAGGGCGGGGGAGCGCAGTACGCGCTCGCGTCCGTCCTCGCCGACGTCGGGGCAGGCACCGCCGACGTCGTCGTGCTCTTCGGCGGCTGCCGCGACTTCGAGTCCGTCGCCGAGCGCAGCCACCGCTTCATCATGCTCGACGCCCCCCGCACACCCCTCGGCGTCTTCCAGGCCGCCCAGCGTGTGCGCCCCGTCCTGCACGGACGCACGCGGATCTACTCCCTCATGCGCGGCAGCCACCTCGTGCTCGGCCTCGCGCTCCGAGCGATCCCTCGCGACGCCCACCTCGCCGCAAGCTTCCACCAGCTGCCCTCCACCGACGACGCAGACCGCCTCGGAGCCCTCGAGAACATCCTCGTGCGCCGGTACACCCGCCGCTGCGAGCTCGTCACCACTCCCTCTGAGCGGGCCGTCGAGGAGATCCGCGACCGCCGCTTCGCCGTCCAGGGCGCCGCCCGCGCCGAAGCCAACCTCATCGCCGCGTCCGGCCCCGCCGCACCCCCGCGCGCCACCCTCGACGACGGCCACCTCCGGCTCCTGCTCGCCGGCCGCCTCACCGAGCAGAAGGGCCTCGACCGCATCGTCGAGATCCTCGACGCCGTCGAGCACCCCGTCACCCTGCACGTCGCCGGCGACGGACCGCTGCGCGAGACGCTGCTCGCCGACCTCTCACGCGTCGCCGACCGGCACGACGTCCGCTACCTCGGACGCACCGACGGGCTCGACGAGCAGCTCGACTGGTGCGACGCCGTCCTCATGCCCAGCCGGTACGAGCTCAACCCCATCGTCGTGTGGGAAGCCTGGGCGCGCGGCCGCCCCGTCGTCTCCTCCCGGCTCTCCGTCTTCAGCGACCTCGCCGCGCTCGGCCCCGTCGAGCCCGCCGGAACGCCCCAGGAGTGGCGCGACGCGATCGCTCGCCTCACCGACGCCGACCACCGCACCGCACAGCACGCCCGCGCGCTCGCGGCATTCGCCGGACGGGAGCGCTCGAGCGACCTCGCCGCGTTCTTGCGCGGCACGCTCACCGCGACGACCGTAGGAGCCTCGGCATGA
- a CDS encoding polysaccharide pyruvyl transferase family protein yields the protein MKILHVTECTGGGVLRAAVMAARAAPEHTHVLCSPLTADQAPDDFDEVRTLPESLVARILAVRREVRSIAPDVVFAHSSWAGIYTRALPSPVPIVYQPHCYVFEDPARPAALRVAYRLVETALAPRSTVTVALTPHEAALARSTGAVDVEHVPNAATVSRPASSGAGELAPRRTVVMVGRISPQKDPGLFAEIARRTRALDPSITFRWIGDGDAEQRNELEAAGVQVTGWVGDADLVDLLGGAALYVHTAAYEGFPLSVLDAAALRVPTVVRAIAATAHTRLASFDDAAQAVHIIRRALDDPDARATILALTCELEESMNPEEHRESLARTYDQAVSAARRPGTPGRPRRAIILHGYSAANRGDGLLVELALDIVRSALGEDVEITVAANHPDSFHGMGVRVLDSGLRRTGYRRAYLKTLRHLGDFDLVVGVGGGYLRFGHLVESLKAGLIHGPQLFAAARTKAPTVYLPQSIGPLRLGSRPAMRRLLRSVDVVFARDDRTVAELALPNVVRTSDLALGEITSDGRDAARLTPDAAPILSVRHVDGGIPAPLADLARRMGTFDGYVQSTAGKNDDRPAMASMHPRTTLGFDDLMVPSDDGGVRVIVAVRMHAALMALKAGHYVIHLSYERKGFAAFADLGLAEFVHNVRRFDPALVQRQVTALLEDEDERRRYDALLVGATSQYASRSAEVASAVAALVPATVVAP from the coding sequence ATGAAGATCCTTCATGTGACCGAGTGCACCGGTGGCGGGGTCCTGCGAGCAGCCGTCATGGCGGCGCGAGCGGCACCCGAGCACACGCACGTGCTGTGCTCGCCGCTCACAGCAGACCAGGCCCCCGACGACTTCGACGAGGTCCGTACGCTCCCGGAGTCGTTGGTGGCCCGGATCCTCGCCGTCCGCCGAGAGGTCCGCTCGATCGCGCCCGACGTCGTGTTCGCCCACTCGTCGTGGGCCGGCATCTACACGCGTGCGCTGCCGTCACCTGTCCCGATCGTCTACCAGCCGCACTGCTACGTCTTCGAGGACCCGGCCCGCCCGGCTGCGCTGCGGGTTGCCTACCGTCTCGTCGAGACGGCGCTCGCACCACGCTCGACGGTCACGGTCGCTCTCACGCCCCACGAGGCGGCGCTCGCACGCTCGACGGGAGCTGTCGACGTCGAGCACGTCCCGAACGCCGCGACGGTCAGCCGGCCCGCGTCTTCTGGGGCGGGGGAGCTCGCTCCCAGGCGCACCGTGGTCATGGTCGGGCGCATCTCCCCGCAGAAGGACCCTGGGCTGTTCGCCGAGATCGCCCGGCGCACGCGCGCCCTCGACCCGAGCATCACGTTCCGGTGGATCGGCGACGGGGACGCTGAGCAGCGCAACGAGCTCGAGGCTGCCGGCGTCCAGGTCACCGGCTGGGTCGGCGACGCCGATCTCGTCGACCTGCTCGGAGGCGCTGCGCTGTATGTCCACACTGCCGCCTACGAGGGGTTCCCGCTGAGCGTCCTCGACGCGGCCGCCCTGCGTGTACCGACCGTCGTGCGCGCCATCGCGGCGACCGCGCACACCCGGCTGGCGTCGTTCGACGATGCAGCCCAAGCCGTCCACATCATCCGCCGGGCTCTCGACGACCCCGACGCACGAGCAACGATCCTCGCACTGACGTGCGAGCTCGAGGAGAGCATGAATCCCGAAGAGCACCGCGAGAGCCTCGCCCGGACCTACGACCAGGCGGTGTCCGCCGCCCGACGCCCTGGAACCCCCGGCCGCCCGCGCAGAGCGATCATCCTGCACGGCTACAGCGCCGCGAACCGCGGCGACGGCCTCCTCGTCGAGCTCGCCCTCGACATCGTGCGCAGCGCACTGGGAGAGGACGTCGAGATCACCGTCGCGGCGAACCACCCGGACAGCTTCCACGGCATGGGTGTGCGCGTCCTCGACTCCGGCCTGCGACGCACGGGGTACCGGCGCGCCTACCTCAAGACGCTGCGCCACCTCGGCGACTTCGACCTCGTCGTCGGCGTCGGGGGCGGCTACCTGCGGTTCGGTCACCTGGTCGAGTCCCTCAAGGCGGGGCTGATCCACGGTCCGCAGCTGTTCGCCGCAGCCCGGACCAAGGCGCCGACCGTGTACCTGCCGCAGTCGATCGGTCCGCTGCGCCTCGGCTCGCGTCCTGCGATGCGCCGGCTCTTGCGCTCGGTGGACGTCGTCTTCGCCCGCGACGACCGGACCGTCGCCGAGCTCGCGCTGCCGAACGTGGTGCGCACCTCCGACCTCGCCCTCGGCGAGATCACGAGCGATGGCCGCGACGCGGCCCGCCTGACGCCCGACGCCGCGCCGATCCTCTCCGTGCGGCACGTCGACGGCGGCATCCCTGCCCCGCTCGCCGACCTCGCGCGCCGGATGGGCACCTTCGACGGGTACGTCCAGAGCACCGCGGGCAAGAACGACGACCGCCCCGCGATGGCATCGATGCATCCCCGCACGACGCTGGGCTTCGACGACCTCATGGTCCCGTCCGACGACGGAGGCGTCCGCGTCATCGTCGCCGTCCGCATGCACGCGGCGCTCATGGCGCTCAAGGCTGGGCACTACGTCATCCACCTGTCCTACGAGCGCAAGGGCTTCGCGGCCTTCGCCGACCTCGGCCTCGCTGAGTTCGTCCACAATGTCCGGCGCTTCGACCCGGCGCTCGTGCAGCGCCAGGTCACGGCGCTCCTCGAGGACGAGGACGAGCGACGACGCTACGACGCGCTGCTCGTCGGCGCGACGTCCCAGTACGCCTCGCGCTCAGCCGAGGTCGCCAGCGCCGTCGCCGCGCTCGTCCCCGCGACGGTGGTCGCCCCATGA
- a CDS encoding sugar transferase yields the protein MHRRKSGTAVPAELRPGHDRAGDNEQHEGSTTSAGVVAPRWWVQYATRVLITDAAAIYIAVFTAYVIRFDADGSARVGGSFAPSYLVVSIVLMWAWIAALVVGRSQDRRVVGTGPAEYQRVVSWTWRLFATVAVIAYLLRMDIGRGYLAIALPLGLGLLLVGRLFWRHWLRRRRAHGGAQFKVLVVGHRAKAEIFARDLQDKTEAGFGVVGLCVPESETGPDTVAGVPVLGAMTDAASIAQRLGVDAVTVVGSDSMTSETVRTLGWDLEGTGIDLALTVALRDVAGPRVITRPVNGLPLVYVDEPHFTGFKYVMKTLFDFVGALLITLVLSPVLVAIALLVKFTSPGAIFYRQERIGVGGKTFGMLKFRSMVADAHLRLDEVLAAEGIEEVGLFYKPKNDPRVTKVGRVLRKYSLDELPQLFNVLLGTMSLVGPRPQIDREVALYDRKAHRRLLVKPGLTGLWQTSGRSELSPEEGIRMDVYYVENWTLIGDVMILLRTARAVVASDGAY from the coding sequence ATGCATCGGAGGAAGTCGGGTACTGCCGTACCGGCTGAGCTTCGCCCAGGGCACGACCGTGCCGGGGACAACGAGCAGCACGAGGGCTCGACGACGTCAGCAGGCGTCGTCGCTCCTCGATGGTGGGTGCAGTACGCGACACGCGTGCTCATCACCGACGCGGCGGCGATCTACATCGCCGTCTTCACGGCGTACGTCATCCGGTTCGACGCGGACGGCTCGGCTCGGGTGGGTGGCAGCTTTGCCCCCAGCTACCTCGTCGTCTCGATCGTGCTCATGTGGGCATGGATCGCTGCGCTCGTGGTCGGGCGCAGCCAGGACCGGCGTGTCGTGGGCACCGGACCCGCGGAATATCAACGAGTTGTGTCCTGGACGTGGCGCTTGTTCGCGACCGTCGCAGTCATCGCCTACCTCCTGCGGATGGACATCGGCCGTGGTTATCTGGCGATCGCACTGCCGCTCGGCCTCGGTCTCCTGCTCGTCGGCAGGCTCTTCTGGCGCCACTGGCTGCGCCGTCGACGTGCTCATGGCGGGGCTCAGTTCAAGGTTCTCGTCGTCGGCCACCGTGCCAAGGCGGAGATCTTCGCGCGCGACCTCCAGGACAAGACGGAAGCCGGTTTCGGCGTCGTCGGGCTCTGCGTCCCCGAGTCTGAGACCGGTCCGGACACCGTCGCGGGCGTCCCGGTCCTCGGCGCGATGACCGACGCAGCCTCCATCGCACAGCGCCTCGGCGTCGACGCGGTGACCGTCGTCGGGTCCGACTCGATGACTTCCGAGACCGTCCGGACGCTCGGTTGGGACCTCGAGGGGACCGGGATCGATCTCGCGCTCACGGTCGCTCTGCGTGATGTGGCTGGTCCGCGCGTCATTACGCGACCGGTCAACGGTCTTCCGCTCGTCTATGTCGACGAACCGCATTTCACTGGCTTCAAGTATGTGATGAAGACACTATTTGATTTCGTGGGTGCGCTGCTCATCACATTGGTGCTCTCACCGGTTCTCGTGGCCATCGCGCTGCTCGTGAAATTTACCAGCCCTGGGGCCATCTTTTACCGTCAGGAACGCATCGGCGTCGGCGGAAAGACCTTTGGGATGCTCAAGTTCCGCTCCATGGTCGCGGACGCGCACCTGCGCCTCGACGAGGTGCTGGCAGCCGAGGGCATCGAGGAGGTGGGCCTCTTCTACAAGCCCAAGAACGACCCGCGCGTGACGAAGGTGGGCCGGGTGCTGCGCAAGTACTCCCTCGACGAGCTGCCGCAGCTCTTCAACGTGCTGCTGGGCACGATGAGCCTCGTCGGTCCTCGCCCGCAGATCGACCGCGAGGTGGCGCTGTACGACCGCAAGGCTCACCGACGCCTGCTCGTCAAGCCTGGGCTCACGGGCCTGTGGCAGACGTCGGGCCGCTCGGAGCTGAGTCCCGAGGAGGGCATCCGGATGGACGTGTACTACGTCGAGAACTGGACGCTCATCGGTGACGTCATGATCCTGCTGCGCACCGCGCGAGCAGTCGTCGCGTCCGACGGCGCGTACTGA